Proteins from one Podospora pseudoanserina strain CBS 124.78 chromosome 1, whole genome shotgun sequence genomic window:
- a CDS encoding hypothetical protein (COG:S; EggNog:ENOG503P4NV) produces MYIRLATRYCSAITPFPRLSRPRSLTQQHSSSPISRDSQISWPTGGQPRFAMVSLPLFKIAALFVRHISKYGANHIKHQAHEHPRFRAFAARYGQVIHQINMRLSVATMRNTEAAQKAKEKAEAPTVKTEEQVKREEELKAKYGTTPRDSHPVKEPPKSIWRRQFRALPEAKAVDLFADVIGDAFILAIATGLVTYEYWRTSQKPDKNKEMIQELEKQVEELKQRGEELEEAEKQQRERVRLIEEALRAFKDPKTKQPLLATPAA; encoded by the exons ATGTATATACGGCTAGCTACACGATATTGCTCCGCCATTACACCCTTCCCTCGACTATCTCGCCCAAGATCCTTGACTCAGCAacattcctcctcccccatctcgcGAGATTCCCAAATTTCTTGGCCAACTGGAGGCCAGCCAAGATTCGCCATGGTTTCCCTGCCCCTATTCAAAATCGCTGCTCTCTTTGTACGGCATATCTCCAAATATGGCGCG AATCACATCAAGCACCAAGCCCATGAACATCCACGCTTTCGCGCCTTCGCTGCCAGATACGGCCAGGTCATCCACCAAATAAACATGCGACTGTCGGTTGCTACGATGCGCAATACCGAAGCTGCTCAGAAAGCAAAGGAGAAAGCCGAAGCGCCCACAGTCAAGACAGAAGAGCAAGTCAAGCGGGAGGAAGAGCTCAAGGCCAAATATGGGACCACCCCACGCGACTCTCACCCTGTTAAGGAGCCACCAAAAAGCATCTGGAGGCGACAATTTAGGGCTCTTCCTGAAGCCAAGGCTGTGGATTTGTTTGCGGATGTTATTGGCGATGCGTTCATCTTGGCCATTGCCACCGGGTTGGTCACTTATGAGTACTGGAGAACCTCTCAGAAACcagacaagaacaaggagaTGATCCAAGAGTTGGAGAAACAAGTTGAGGAGTTGAAGCagaggggagaggagcttgaggaagcagagaagcagcagcgagAGAGGGTGCGGCTGATTGAGGAGGCTCTCAGGGCATTCAAAGACCCAAAGACAAAGCAGCCCCTTTTGGCTACCCCTGCGGCATAA
- a CDS encoding hypothetical protein (EggNog:ENOG503P8RE), producing MRSHHLVETPTSLVCSTLRTRQPWTTVATMLLQSDSRKWRESTLQSHDISLVVEQEHAEVFQVYKFILISPDDVETGEPTAMARITQLGRDLGDAKAGVIFLLDQENEKEHGDAIKAFMSLQIKLMDVHPSVPILPLTSFDALPSTLKTFQRGYSEGLDDGIQQQVDIDVSRDLLGCCSAGERQLSRQAVDTMSQNGEFFSFRELLVDGQLAEREGQDRMHDVLGPEDGKRFVRFWLR from the exons ATGAGGAGCCATCACCTTGTTGAAACACCAACCAGCCTCGTTTGCTCAACCCTGAGAACCCGACAACCATGGACAACAGTCGCGACAATGCTTCTGCAGTCAGACAGTAGAAAATGGCGTG AATCTACCCTCCAGTCCCATGACATCTCTCTAGTCGTTGAGCAAGAGCATGCGGAAGTCTTTCAGGTCTACAAGTTTATCTTGATCTCACCAGATGATGTCGAAACAGGGGAGCCTACAGCAATGGCTCGAATTACCCAGCTCGGGCGAGATCTCGGCGATGCCAAAGCAGGTGTCATTTTCCTGCTTGACCAGGAGAATGAAAAGGAGCACGGAGATGCTATAAAAGCGTTCATGTCACTTCAGATCAA ATTGATGGATGTCCACCCAAGTGTCCCCATTCTCCCTTTGACTAGTTTTGACGCGTTACCATCAACCCTCAAAACTTTCCAACGTGGATATTCGGAGGGCCTTGATGACGGAATTCAGCAGCAAGTGGATATTGATGTTTCTAGGGATTTGTTAGGCTGTTGTTCGGCAGGAGAAAGGCAGCTCTCTAGGCAGGCGGTCGATACGATGTCTCAGAATGGAGAATTCTTCAGCTTTCGAGAGCTGTTGGTTGATGGCCAATTGGCGGAACGCGAGGGTCAAGACAGAATGCACGATGTGTTGGGACcagaggatgggaagagatTTGTGAGGTTCTGgttgaggtag
- the CDC5 gene encoding Cell cycle serine/threonine-protein kinase cdc5/MSD2 (COG:T; EggNog:ENOG503NWUA) — protein sequence MVAKGVDMEALSPRDANAQRLPRTELKTKAAAQVLKAAKDKEHPPPPPNNVVEPPSSDRREGMVYEVGKALGKGGFAICYEGAPAGSSKKFALKIVKSQMPTKMEQKFQTELQIHSKMRHQNIVQFHRAFTFERCTYLVLELCPNGSLMDMVKRRKGLTEPEVRFYSVQIAGAIKYMHAKGIIHRDLKMGNIFLDKHMNAKIGDFGLAALLLTGKDMQIMRRTTLCGTPNYIAPEILEKGKKGHDHMVDIWSLGIIVFAMLTSKPPFQSSTTDEIYRRAKDRDYEWPAPSAGRPFISQEAKDLVATMLQEASQRPDPDTIVGHPFFTSGYMPSSSEITPKLREIPPQSAAFYEPLSSSKAQAINLRTVQEMCQECGVGPWQQSQLVFKNIWREMAEEEHYGLTPVIPLAEGIVYRPFDEVRNEQKLQRLAAQQDRATQQATEKLSQLSVSDDLSGLSQSTQSQSQRVPSGLLRAPPQSFAAQQRAQHRPATTAAPAPVPLVRSQTVPEPVSRTTTSSLRARPRRELSPPVSSTAETAEEAPKRTSRTLRSQPTRSRTTAALPAEEAAPQTRPSVSKPAKPQEEMLSLFGPTECQEHVPGTQPDVVLDRLQKLQAELERALNARTMAIVSTKEQTPAPPQIVVKWVDYTNKFGLGYILNDGSVGCILRSIPANEGSRSGVLPPACLLVHGAERHCQRKEDPTYRDRHQIVPMNEGIYFYENNGEDGISRVRVPPQNFAVTVNSDGSVGRLSAGKDMYDHRKRERVVLWKKFANYMIAYGREMENPEEANIRPPTITDLDAAPNDVVTFYQRFGDVGCWMFCDGHMQFNFPDHTKIVLDSTGTWCHFWHLPQDAAKRLYETGSLAESALDDRSVLSYPVQTLLNFSTVPKQPAPRAGTRSTSSSSRRRPEISPEMQGIPAANMFRQKIEFIRDTVREWNRNGGIGNSDMTRERRLRWTGMRETKNVQIPAKHVWVSIGARWGDQRLSAYVDPRRPEEIGEDIDESKKR from the exons ATGGTTGCAAAGGGCGTCGACATGGAGGCCCTCTCCCCAAGGGATGCCAACGCCCAGCGGCTCCCTCGGACTGAGCTGAAGACTAAGGCCGCAGCACAGGTTCTGAAAGCCGCAAAGGACAAGGAAcacccgccaccaccacccaacaatGTCGTCGAACCACCCAGCTCGGACCGGAGGGAAGGCATGGTGTACGAGGTTGGCAAGGCCTTGGGCAAGGGCGGGTTTGCCATCTGCTACGAGGGGGCACCAGCTGGATCCTCCAAAAAGTTTGCGCTCAAGATTGTCAAAAGCCAGATGCCAACGAAGATGGAGCAAAAG TTCCAAACCGAGCTGCAAATTCACTCCAAAATGCGACACCAGAATATTGTCCAGTTCCACCGCGCCTTCACTTTCGAGCGATGCACTTACCTGGTCCTGGAACTCTGCCCCAATGGCTCGCTTATGGACATGGTCAAGAGGCGCAAGGGGTTGACGGAACCCGAGGTGCGCTTTTACTCTGTGCAGATTGCTGGCGCCATCAAGTACATGCACGCCAAGGGTATCATCCACCGTGACCTGAAAATGGGCAACATCTTCCTCGACAAACACATGAATGCCAAGATTGGAGACTTTGGTCTGGCTGCTCTGCTTCTGACAGGCAAGGATATGCAGATTATGCGCCGGACAACGCTGTGCGGAACACCCAACTACATCGCACCCGAAATCTTggagaagggcaagaagggtCATGATCACATGGTTGATATCTGGAGCTTGGGTATCATTGTCTTTGCTATGCTTACTTCGAAGCCGCCTTTCCAGTCCTCGACAACCGACGAGATTTACCGACGTGCCAAAGATAGAGATTACGAATGGCCTGCGCCATCTGCCGGGCGCCCATTCATCAGCCAGGAAGCCAAGGACCTTGTTGCCACAATGCTGCAAGAAGCCTCCCAAAGACCAGATCCAGATACCATCGTTGGTCACCCATTCTTCACCTCTGGCTACATGCCCAGCTCCTCCGAAATCACACCGAAACTGAGAGAGATTCCTCCACAAAGCGCTGCATTTTACGAGCCTCTTTCCAGCTCCAAGGCGCAAGCCATCAACCTTCGGACCGTGCAGGAAATGTGCCAGGAGTGTGGTGTTGGGCCTTGGCAACAGTCACAACTGGTGTTCAAGAATATCTGGCGGGAGATGGCAGAAGAGGAACACTACGGGCTGACTCCTGTCATTCCTCTGGCCGAGGGTATTGTTTACCGTCCGTTTGACGAGGTCCGGAATGAGCAGAAACTGCAACGCCTCGCCGCGCAACAAGACCGGGCCACTCAGCAAGCGACAGAAAAACTGTCTCAACTTTCTGTATCTGACGATCTTAGTGGCCTTAGCCAGAGCACCCAGTCTCAGAGTCAAAGAGTGCCTTCAGGCCTTTTGcgagcaccaccacagagTTTTGCTGCCCAGCAGAGAGCTCAGCATAGACCGGCTACCACGGCCGCCCCTGCCCCTGTCCCTCTTGTTCGGTCTCAAACAGTCCCCGAGCCCGTATcgagaacaacaaccagcagcTTGCGGGCGAGACCTAGGCGAGAGTTGTCTCCACCAGTATCGTCAACTGCCGAGACCGCTGAAGAGGCACCGAAAAGAACCAGTCGCACCTTGCGCAGTCAACCAACGAGAAGCAGGACCACGGCAGCCTTGCCTGCCGAAGAGGCTGCTCCGCAGACGCGACCATCGGTATCCAAGCCAGCCAAACCTCAGGAAGAGATGCTTTCGCTCTTTGGCCCGACGGAGTGTCAGGAACACGTCCCGGGCACTCAACCTGATGTTGTCTTGGACCGTCTCCAGAAGTTACAGGCGGAACTGGAAAGGGCGCTCAATGCCCGTACCATGGCTATCGTCTCCACCAAGGAGCAAACGCCAGCTCCCCCACAGATTGTGGTCAAGTGGGTCGATTACACAAACAAGTTTGGCTTGGGCTACATCCTGAACGATGGCAGTGTTGGATGCATCCTCCGGAGCATTCCTGCAAACGAGGGTTCCCGAAGCGGTGTTTTGCCTCCCGCTTGCTTGCTGGTTCACGGTGCTGAACGGCATTGCCAGCGGAAGGAGGACCCGACCTATAGGGACAGACACCAGATTGTCCCCATGAATGAGGGCATTTACTTTTACGAAAACAACGGGGAGGATGGTATCTCGCGTGTTCGAGTCCCTCCTCAAAACTTTGCCGTAACAGTCAACTCGGATGGGTCAGTGGGGAGACTCTCAGCCGGTAAAGACATGTACGACCATCGGAagcgggagagggtggtCTTGTGGAAAAAGTTTGCCAATTACATGATTGCTTATGGTCGTGAGATGGAGAACCCGGAGGAGGCTAACATCCGCCCTCCTACCATCACAGACCTGGACGCAGCGCCGAATGATGTTGTTACGTTCTATCAGCGTTTTGGCGATGTGGGGTGCTGGATGTTCTGCGATGGGCACATGCAGTTTAATTTTCCCGACCACACCAAGATTGTCCTTGATTCAACAGGGACGTGGTGTCATTTCTGGCATTTGCCGCAGGATGCTGCAAAGAGGTTGTATGAGACGGGATCTCTGGCCGAGTCAGCGCTGGATGACCGGTCGGTGTTGTCGTATCCTGTGCAGACTCTCTTGAACTTTTCGACGGTGCCCAAGCAGCCGGCGCCGAGGGCTGGAACCAGGAGCACTAGCAGCTCGTCGAGGAGACGGCCGGAGATTAGCCCAGAGATGCAAGGGATTCCGGCGGCAAACATGTTTAGGCAGAAGATTGAGTTTATCAGGGATACTGTGCGGGAGTGGAACCGGAACGGGGGGATTGGGAACAGCGATATGacgcgggagaggaggttgaggtggacggggatgagggagacgAAGAATGTGCAGATTCCGGCGAAGCATGTTTGGGTCAGCATTGGGGCTAGGTGGGGAGATCAAAGGTTGTCGGCGTATGTGGATCCGAGGAGACCggaggagattggggaggataTTGATGAGAGTAAgaagaggtga